Proteins encoded together in one Lathyrus oleraceus cultivar Zhongwan6 chromosome 5, CAAS_Psat_ZW6_1.0, whole genome shotgun sequence window:
- the LOC127084000 gene encoding inactive receptor-like serine/threonine-protein kinase At2g40270 isoform X2, which produces MREWKFTCFKDLRSVLWLVLFCVLLQSFGLCCSLNDEGKALLKFKQGIVSDPFDALSNWVDDGVWVDPCNWFGVECSDGRVVVLNLKDLCLEGKLAKELESLFHIKSIVLRNNSFHGIIPEGIVRLKELEVLDLGYNNFSGPLTKDIGINISLTILLLDNNDLLCGLSHEINELVMISESQVDENQLISARKSPGCTGRSIKWRNRKSEKSLRKLLQSSTRDDRHNRAAIVPDSPSPSPSPSPSPSPSTSTTPPKVKKPSSLDRNVSDSPSALPAPQSKSTSSKKQHTPIVVGVLGGAAFIIVSIIVVYLWKTNKVATVKPWATGLSGQLQKAFVTGVPKLKRSELEAACEDFSNVIGTSPVGSIYTVYKGTLSSGVEIAVASVTVTSLKDWSKTCEVQFRKKIDTLSKMNHKNFVNLLGFCEEDEPFTRMVVFEYAPNGTLFEHLHIKEAEHLDWGTRLRVAIGTAYCLQHMHQLNPPLAHSSLNTSSVQLTDDYAAKISDLSFLKEIASPDIKSSAKKRTDATLASNIYSFGIMLLETVTGRLPYSNDQDGSLENWASNYLQGNQSLKEIVDPTLVSFQEEQLVQIGALIKSCVNADQEQRPTIKQVCERLREITKISPEVAVPKLSPLWWAELEIASFDAS; this is translated from the exons GTAAAGCTCTTTTGAAGTTCAAGCAAGGAATTGTTAGTGACCCTTTTGATGCTTTATCGAATTGGGTTGATGATGGAGTTTGGGTTGACCCTTGTAATTGGTTTGGAGTTGAGTGTTCCGATGGAAGAGTGGTGGTATT GAATTTGAAAGACCTTTGTCTTGAAGGAAAACTTGCGAAGGAGCTCGAGAGCCTTTTTCACATAAAGTCCAT AGTTTTGCGGAATAATTCTTTTCACGGAATCATTCCCGAAGGAATTGTACGCTTGAAGGAATTGGAGGTTTTGGATTTGGGCTACAACAACTTCAGCGGTCCTCTAACGAAAGATATTGGGATTAATATCTCACTAACAATCCT TTTGCTGGACAACAATGATCTTCTTTGTGGTTTGTCGCATGAAATTAATGAATTGGTGATGATTTCTGAGTCTCAAGTAGATGAAAACCAGCTAATTAGTGCAAGAAAATCGCCAGGTTGTACAGGAAGATCCATCAAATG GCGTAATCGCAAAAGTGAAAAAAGTCTTCGGAAGCTACTGCAATCAAGTACTCGTGATGATCGTCATAATCGTGCAGCTATTGTTCCAGATAGTCCTTCTCCGTCTCCGTCTCCATCTCCTTCACCTTCCCCTTCTACCTCGACAACACCGCCAAAAGTGAAAAAACCATCTTCCCTTGATCGAAATGTTTCTGATTCTCCTTCTGCCTTGCCCGCACCACAATCCAAAAGTACCTCATCGAAGAAACAGCACACTCCTATTGTGGTTGGAGTTCTGGGTGGTGCTGCATTTATTATCGTTTCAATCATTGTCGTATATCTCTGGAAAACCAACAAGGTGGCGACCGTTAAACCGTGGGCTACCGGATTAAGTGGACAGCTTCAGAAGGCATTTGTGACAG GTGTGCCGAAGCTAAAGAGATCGGAGCTTGAAGCAGCGTGCGAAGATTTTAGTAATGTAATCGGTACTTCACCCGTTGGAAGCATTTACACAGTGTACAAAGGGACTCTATCTAGCGGTGTCGAAATAGCCGTAGCTTCTGTTACAGTGACATCGTTGAAAGATTGGTCAAAGACTTGCGAAGTCCAATTTCGTAAGAAG ATAGATACATTATCAAAGATGAACCACAAGAATTTCGTAAATCTTCTTGGATTTTGCGAAGAAGACGAGCCATTCACCAGAATGGTGGTTTTTGAATACGCCCCAAATGGAACACTCTTCGAGCATTTACACA TAAAAGAAGCCGAACATTTGGATTGGGGAACAAGACTTAGAGTTGCAATTGGCACGGCTTACTGCCTGCAACATATGCACCAGCTAAACCCTCCGCTCGCCCATAGCAGCCTAAACACTTCATCCGTTCAACTCACTGACGACTACGCCGCCAAAATCTCGGACCTAAGTTTCTTGAAAGAAATAGCTTCACCCGATATAAAATCTTCTGCCAAGAAACGCACGGACGCGACATTAGCAAGTAACATTTACAGCTTCGGTATCATGTTACTCGAAACTGTAACGGGCCGTCTTCCTTATTCCAATGATCAAGACGGTTCACTTGAAAACTGGGCTTCAAACTATTTACAAGGGAACCAATCTCTCAAAGAAATAGTGGATCCAACACTAGTATCCTTCCAAGAAGAACAATTAGTACAAATCGGCGCATTGATTAAGTCCTGTGTCAATGCTGATCAAGAGCAAAGACCAACAATAAAACAAGTTTGCGAAAGATTAAGAGAGATAACGAAAATAAGTCCCGAAGTAGCTGTTCCAAAACTTTCACCACTTTGGTGGGCAGAACTCGAGATTGCTTCTTTCGACGCCAGCTGA
- the LOC127084000 gene encoding inactive receptor-like serine/threonine-protein kinase At2g40270 isoform X1, producing MREWKFTCFKDLRSVLWLVLFCVLLQSFGLCCSLNDEGKALLKFKQGIVSDPFDALSNWVDDGVWVDPCNWFGVECSDGRVVVLNLKDLCLEGKLAKELESLFHIKSIVLRNNSFHGIIPEGIVRLKELEVLDLGYNNFSGPLTKDIGINISLTILLLDNNDLLCGLSHEINELVMISESQVDENQLISARKSPGCTGRSIKWYVTKHLKCVIAFFYHNLNSYVILFLRRNRKSEKSLRKLLQSSTRDDRHNRAAIVPDSPSPSPSPSPSPSPSTSTTPPKVKKPSSLDRNVSDSPSALPAPQSKSTSSKKQHTPIVVGVLGGAAFIIVSIIVVYLWKTNKVATVKPWATGLSGQLQKAFVTGVPKLKRSELEAACEDFSNVIGTSPVGSIYTVYKGTLSSGVEIAVASVTVTSLKDWSKTCEVQFRKKIDTLSKMNHKNFVNLLGFCEEDEPFTRMVVFEYAPNGTLFEHLHIKEAEHLDWGTRLRVAIGTAYCLQHMHQLNPPLAHSSLNTSSVQLTDDYAAKISDLSFLKEIASPDIKSSAKKRTDATLASNIYSFGIMLLETVTGRLPYSNDQDGSLENWASNYLQGNQSLKEIVDPTLVSFQEEQLVQIGALIKSCVNADQEQRPTIKQVCERLREITKISPEVAVPKLSPLWWAELEIASFDAS from the exons GTAAAGCTCTTTTGAAGTTCAAGCAAGGAATTGTTAGTGACCCTTTTGATGCTTTATCGAATTGGGTTGATGATGGAGTTTGGGTTGACCCTTGTAATTGGTTTGGAGTTGAGTGTTCCGATGGAAGAGTGGTGGTATT GAATTTGAAAGACCTTTGTCTTGAAGGAAAACTTGCGAAGGAGCTCGAGAGCCTTTTTCACATAAAGTCCAT AGTTTTGCGGAATAATTCTTTTCACGGAATCATTCCCGAAGGAATTGTACGCTTGAAGGAATTGGAGGTTTTGGATTTGGGCTACAACAACTTCAGCGGTCCTCTAACGAAAGATATTGGGATTAATATCTCACTAACAATCCT TTTGCTGGACAACAATGATCTTCTTTGTGGTTTGTCGCATGAAATTAATGAATTGGTGATGATTTCTGAGTCTCAAGTAGATGAAAACCAGCTAATTAGTGCAAGAAAATCGCCAGGTTGTACAGGAAGATCCATCAAATGGTATGTAACTAAGCATTTGAAATGTGTCATCGCGTTTTTTTACCATAATCTGAACTCTTATGTCATTCTTTTTTTAAGGCGTAATCGCAAAAGTGAAAAAAGTCTTCGGAAGCTACTGCAATCAAGTACTCGTGATGATCGTCATAATCGTGCAGCTATTGTTCCAGATAGTCCTTCTCCGTCTCCGTCTCCATCTCCTTCACCTTCCCCTTCTACCTCGACAACACCGCCAAAAGTGAAAAAACCATCTTCCCTTGATCGAAATGTTTCTGATTCTCCTTCTGCCTTGCCCGCACCACAATCCAAAAGTACCTCATCGAAGAAACAGCACACTCCTATTGTGGTTGGAGTTCTGGGTGGTGCTGCATTTATTATCGTTTCAATCATTGTCGTATATCTCTGGAAAACCAACAAGGTGGCGACCGTTAAACCGTGGGCTACCGGATTAAGTGGACAGCTTCAGAAGGCATTTGTGACAG GTGTGCCGAAGCTAAAGAGATCGGAGCTTGAAGCAGCGTGCGAAGATTTTAGTAATGTAATCGGTACTTCACCCGTTGGAAGCATTTACACAGTGTACAAAGGGACTCTATCTAGCGGTGTCGAAATAGCCGTAGCTTCTGTTACAGTGACATCGTTGAAAGATTGGTCAAAGACTTGCGAAGTCCAATTTCGTAAGAAG ATAGATACATTATCAAAGATGAACCACAAGAATTTCGTAAATCTTCTTGGATTTTGCGAAGAAGACGAGCCATTCACCAGAATGGTGGTTTTTGAATACGCCCCAAATGGAACACTCTTCGAGCATTTACACA TAAAAGAAGCCGAACATTTGGATTGGGGAACAAGACTTAGAGTTGCAATTGGCACGGCTTACTGCCTGCAACATATGCACCAGCTAAACCCTCCGCTCGCCCATAGCAGCCTAAACACTTCATCCGTTCAACTCACTGACGACTACGCCGCCAAAATCTCGGACCTAAGTTTCTTGAAAGAAATAGCTTCACCCGATATAAAATCTTCTGCCAAGAAACGCACGGACGCGACATTAGCAAGTAACATTTACAGCTTCGGTATCATGTTACTCGAAACTGTAACGGGCCGTCTTCCTTATTCCAATGATCAAGACGGTTCACTTGAAAACTGGGCTTCAAACTATTTACAAGGGAACCAATCTCTCAAAGAAATAGTGGATCCAACACTAGTATCCTTCCAAGAAGAACAATTAGTACAAATCGGCGCATTGATTAAGTCCTGTGTCAATGCTGATCAAGAGCAAAGACCAACAATAAAACAAGTTTGCGAAAGATTAAGAGAGATAACGAAAATAAGTCCCGAAGTAGCTGTTCCAAAACTTTCACCACTTTGGTGGGCAGAACTCGAGATTGCTTCTTTCGACGCCAGCTGA